One Apis cerana isolate GH-2021 linkage group LG15, AcerK_1.0, whole genome shotgun sequence DNA window includes the following coding sequences:
- the LOC108003738 gene encoding ABC transporter G family member 20, protein METTNEPPVIRTASLELKTRRPQMQTQISSVESMQKQAVCVRRAFKKYGNKNNPNIILDGLNMTVPKGTIYGLLGASGCGKTTLLSCIVGRKRLNSGEIWVLGGRPGSKGSGVPGPRVGYMPQEIALYGEFSIRETFIYFGWCAGMNTKQVNEKLDFLVKFLQLPSENRFVKNLSGGQQRRVSFAATLLADPELMILDEPTVGVDPVLRQNIWDHLLHVTKDKNKTIIITTHYIEETRQAGMIGLMRGGKLLAEESPTKLMEIHNLDTLEDVFLKLSKRQNIGLRRRSSILSSVTGVPPESTNVDDEMSGEFGDNISISSKRKSIVIDEGNIPSMPPEEKGTTSFKMIDPQHMKALIWKNFLWMWRNVAMMLFIIGLPVVQIILFCISIGRDPKNLELAIVNYELNNSMEPCIPAIDCNWTHLSCRYLHHLEERSIKFLPYDYEKDAKEAVKRGNVWGAIIFPWNYTESLETRITYGKNTDEWSTEYSNMNIYMDMSNQQISQLLQRSIYLSYEAFVKELSIACNYSEKIAKIPIDFRTPVYGPLDPNFTDFAAPGVILTIIFFLSVALASGSLLLERNEGLLERSLVSGLTGTEILFGQVITQFTVMTGQSIMVLLVTFVAFDITNEGNIGWIGTLTILTGLCGMCFGSVIACCCESERTATYLAMGAFLPIVMLCGIIWPIEGMDHGLRWFSFILPLTKSTASLRAMLARGWSISDPTVYNGFIATFIWIIIFMTLSILLLKFKKG, encoded by the exons ATGGAGACTACCAACGAGCCACCGGTCATACGGACTGCTTCCTTGGAATTGAAAACCCGAAGACCACAGATGCAAACACAGATCTCTTCTGTGGAATCGATGCAAAAACAGGCAGTCTGTGTGAGAAGAGCTTTCAAGAAATATGGCAACAAAAATAAtcccaatattattttagatggGTTGAACATGACTGTGCCGAAAGGCACGAT atATGGTTTACTTGGTGCAAGCGGTTGTGGAAAGACTACATTGCTCTCTTGTATTGTGGGTCGAAAGCGACTGAATTCCGGTGAGATCTGGGTGCTCGGTGGTCGACCAGGCTCCAAAGGATCAGGTGTTCCAGGCCCACGTGTGGGCTATATGCCACAAGAAATCGCATTGTATGGAGAATTCTCCATAAGAGAGACATTCATTTACTTCGGTTGGTGTGCTGGCATGAATACAAAAcaagtaaatgaaaaattagattttcttGTAAAG TTTTTACAGCTGCCATCAGAAAATCGTTTCGTGAAGAATTTATCCGGTGGTCAACAGAGACGTGTATCTTTTGCCGCAACTCTTTTGGCTGATCCAGAATTGATGATTCTGGATGAACCTACGGTAGGTGTAGATCCTGTTTTGCGACAAAATATCTGGGATCACTTACTCCACGTAACAAAGGACAAAAATAAAACCATTATAATCACTACTCATTATATCGAAGAAACAAGACAAGCTGGCATGATAGGTTTAATGAGAGGTGGTAAATTACTTGCTGAAGAATCGCCAACGAAGTTAATGGAAATTCACAATTTAGATACACTAGAAGATGTATTTTTAAAGCTAAGTAAACGACAAAATATAGGTCTTCGAAGAAGAAGTAGCATCCTCAGTAGTGTTACTGGTGTTCCTCCTGAAAGT acaaACGTAGATGACGAAATGAGTGGTGAATTTGGTGACAATATTAGTATTTCtagtaaaagaaaaagcattGTGATCGATGAAGGAAAT ATTCCAAGTATGCCACCAGAAGAAAAAGGCACCACGAGTTTTAAGATGATCGATCCACAGCATATGAAAGCTCTTATATGGAAGAACTTTTTATGGATGTGGCGAAACGTAGc catGATGTTATTCATTATTGGTCTGCCAGttgttcaaattattttattttgcatttcaaTTGGCAGAGAtccaaaaaatttagaattagcAATAGTAAATTATGAGTTGAATAATAGCATGGAACCTTGTATACCAGCAATAGATTGTAATTGGACTCACTTAAGTTGTCGATATTTACATCATTTAGAAGaaagatcgataaaatttctaccATATGATTACGAAAAAGATGCTAAAGAAGCTGTGAAACGAGGCAACGTATGGGGTGCTATAATTTTTCCCTGGAATTACACAGAATCTTTAGAAACAAGAATTACATATGGCAAAAATACTGATGAATGGAGTACAGAATACTCTAACATGAATATCTATATGGATATGTCTA atcaACAAATTAGTCAACTTCTTCAAAGAAGTATTTATCTTTCATATGAAGCATTTGTTAAGGAATTATCAATTGCTTGCAATTATAGTGagaaaatagcaaaaataCCAATAGAT tttagaACACCAGTTTATGGTCCTCTGGATCCAAATTTCACCGACTTTGCGGCACCTGGTGTTATTTTAAC aataattttcttcttgtcGGTTGCACTGGCTTCTGGTTCCTTATTGTTAGAAAGAAATGAAGGTCTTCTTGAAAGAAGTTTAGTTTctg gTCTCACTGGAACAGAAATTCTTTTTGGACAAGTTATAACTCAATTTACAGTTATGACAGGCCAATCTATTATGGTTCTTTTAGTTACATTTGTTGCTTTTGATATCACTAATGAAGGAAACATTGGTTGGATTGGTACATTGACTATTCTTACTGGATTATGTGGAATGTGTTTTG gatCTGTTATTGCTTGTTGTTGTGAAAGCGAAAGAACTGCTACATATCTTGCAATGGGTGCTTTTCTACCTATTGTAATGTTATGTGGAATAATATGGCCTATTGAAGGAATGGATCATGGATTACGATGGTTTAGTTTTATCTTACCTCTTACAAAGAGTACAGCTTCATTGAGAGCTATGTTGGCTAGAGGATGGTCGATTTCAGACCCTACCGTTTACAATGGTTTCATTGCTACATTtatttggataattatttttatgactttgtctatattattacttaaatttaaaaaaggataa